A region from the Lysobacter antibioticus genome encodes:
- a CDS encoding murein hydrolase activator EnvC family protein — MANLRDLRGWGAAATQALAAMTLVAASLLVPASAAMAAAQNSSRETERKLEKIKTELKSVAAERRQLEGQRGDASQQLRAADEQVGHSNRALRETETRLAREQAALKDLQTRRDELNGKLGSQRQELSRLLRAAYAQGNDAPLKLLLSQDKVADSGRILTYHGYVQRDRARRIAELSTQVRELDAIEREIVERRVTLDSTRKQQRNQLGQLEKDRKARAALVAQINEKYEDRSTRERELGRDAKGLEQLLAKLRAAAARAEAQRRAAAKAKAEREAREAKAAATAAASGKPARTTTPRKPPVAVASTPPPQVGGLGWPVSGALLAGFGGTMPDGRSSEGLLIGAAAGSTVKAVSDGTVVYSEWMTGYGLLLIIDHGNGYMSLYANNDALLKDAGAAVRKGEGVATVGSSGGHGRPALYFELRRGGQPVNPNTWLRR; from the coding sequence ATGGCCAATCTGCGCGATCTGCGCGGCTGGGGCGCGGCGGCGACGCAAGCGCTGGCGGCGATGACGCTGGTCGCGGCGTCGCTGCTCGTGCCTGCATCGGCCGCGATGGCGGCGGCGCAGAACAGCAGCCGCGAGACCGAACGCAAGCTCGAGAAGATCAAGACCGAGTTGAAGTCGGTCGCCGCCGAGCGTCGCCAACTCGAAGGCCAACGCGGCGACGCTTCGCAGCAACTGCGCGCCGCCGACGAACAGGTCGGTCATTCCAACCGCGCCCTGCGCGAGACCGAAACGCGTCTGGCGCGCGAGCAGGCCGCGTTGAAGGACCTGCAGACGCGTCGCGACGAGCTCAACGGCAAGCTCGGCTCGCAACGCCAGGAGCTCTCGCGCCTGTTGCGCGCGGCTTACGCGCAGGGCAACGACGCGCCGTTGAAGTTGTTGTTGTCGCAGGACAAGGTCGCCGACAGCGGCCGCATCCTGACCTACCACGGCTACGTCCAGCGCGACCGCGCACGCCGCATCGCCGAGCTCAGCACGCAAGTGCGCGAACTCGATGCGATCGAGCGCGAGATCGTCGAGCGCCGCGTCACCCTCGACAGCACCCGCAAGCAGCAGCGCAACCAGCTCGGCCAGCTGGAGAAAGACCGCAAGGCGCGTGCCGCGCTGGTCGCGCAAATCAACGAGAAGTACGAAGACCGCAGCACCCGCGAGCGCGAGCTCGGCCGCGATGCCAAGGGCCTGGAGCAATTGCTGGCGAAATTGCGCGCCGCCGCCGCCCGCGCCGAGGCGCAACGCCGCGCCGCCGCCAAGGCCAAGGCCGAACGCGAAGCGCGCGAGGCGAAAGCGGCAGCCACCGCGGCGGCTTCGGGCAAGCCCGCGCGCACGACCACGCCTCGCAAGCCGCCGGTCGCGGTCGCCAGTACGCCGCCGCCGCAGGTCGGCGGCCTGGGCTGGCCGGTGTCGGGCGCCTTGCTGGCCGGGTTCGGCGGCACCATGCCCGACGGCCGCAGCAGCGAGGGCCTGTTGATCGGCGCCGCCGCCGGCAGCACGGTCAAGGCGGTCAGCGACGGCACCGTGGTCTATTCGGAGTGGATGACCGGTTACGGCCTGCTGCTGATCATCGACCACGGCAACGGCTACATGAGCCTGTACGCGAACAACGACGCCCTGCTCAAGGACGCCGGCGCCGCGGTCAGGAAAGGCGAGGGCGTCGCCACGGTCGGCAGCTCCGGCGGCCATGGCCGTCCGGCCCTGTATTTCGAGCTGCGCCGCGGCGGCCAACCGGTCAATCCGAACACCTGGTTGCGACGCTGA
- the gpmI gene encoding 2,3-bisphosphoglycerate-independent phosphoglycerate mutase has translation MSAPSRPKPVVLLILDGWGHRDDPADNALAQATLPNWHALLASEPHTLIHTEGRHVGLPDGQMGNSEVGHMNLGAGRIVYQDLTRVDAAIEDGSFYANEELRAACAAAKANGATLQVMGLLSPGGVHSHEQHIFAMLELARREGVARVAVHAFLDGRDMPPKSAAPSLERLQQVCERVGNAHIASISGRYYAMDRDQRWDRQLRAWNAIVDAASEHRAASALEGLEAAYARGETDEFVAPTVIGSSAAMADGDAVVFMNFRADRARQLTAAFVDPTFSGYEARRPKLSRFVCLTEYDAKLPAPVAFGPDDLHNTLGELLAANGLTQLRIAETEKYAHVTFFFSGGREEPYAGESRILIPSPKVATYDLQPEMSCPELTEKLVASIRSGAIDVAVCNIANPDMVGHTGDLGAAIKAAEAVDQAIGAVAAAVREVGGALLVTADHGNLEMMRDPETGQPHTAHTVGPVPFVYLGSRKTTLRSGGALRDVAPTMLDLLGLAQPAEMTGQSLLER, from the coding sequence GTGTCAGCGCCTTCCCGCCCCAAGCCCGTAGTGTTGTTGATCCTGGACGGTTGGGGCCATCGCGACGATCCCGCCGACAATGCCCTGGCCCAGGCGACCCTGCCGAACTGGCACGCCCTGCTCGCGAGCGAACCGCATACCCTGATCCACACCGAGGGCCGTCACGTCGGCCTGCCGGACGGGCAGATGGGCAATTCCGAAGTCGGCCACATGAATCTCGGCGCCGGTCGCATCGTCTACCAGGACCTGACCCGCGTCGATGCGGCGATCGAGGACGGCAGCTTCTACGCCAACGAAGAACTGCGCGCGGCCTGCGCCGCGGCCAAGGCGAACGGCGCCACCTTGCAGGTGATGGGCCTGCTCTCGCCGGGCGGCGTGCACAGCCACGAGCAGCACATCTTCGCCATGCTCGAACTGGCCCGCCGCGAAGGCGTGGCCCGGGTTGCCGTGCATGCCTTCCTCGACGGCCGCGACATGCCGCCGAAGTCGGCTGCACCGAGCCTGGAGCGTCTGCAACAGGTGTGCGAGCGCGTCGGCAATGCGCACATCGCCTCGATCAGCGGCCGCTACTATGCGATGGACCGCGATCAACGCTGGGACCGCCAACTGCGGGCCTGGAATGCGATCGTCGACGCCGCCAGCGAACATCGTGCGGCGAGCGCACTCGAAGGGCTGGAGGCCGCCTATGCGCGCGGCGAGACCGACGAGTTCGTTGCTCCGACCGTGATCGGATCGAGTGCGGCGATGGCCGACGGCGATGCGGTCGTGTTCATGAATTTCCGCGCCGACCGCGCCCGCCAGCTGACCGCGGCCTTCGTCGATCCGACGTTCTCCGGCTACGAGGCGCGCCGGCCGAAGCTGTCGCGCTTCGTTTGCCTGACCGAGTACGACGCCAAACTGCCGGCGCCGGTCGCGTTCGGTCCCGACGACCTGCACAACACGCTCGGCGAACTGCTGGCCGCGAACGGCCTCACCCAGTTGCGCATCGCCGAGACCGAGAAGTACGCGCACGTGACGTTCTTCTTCAGCGGCGGCCGCGAGGAACCGTATGCCGGCGAAAGCCGCATCCTGATCCCGAGCCCGAAGGTCGCGACCTACGATCTGCAGCCGGAAATGAGCTGCCCCGAGCTGACCGAAAAGCTGGTCGCGTCGATCCGCTCCGGCGCCATCGACGTGGCGGTCTGCAACATCGCCAACCCCGACATGGTCGGCCACACCGGCGACCTCGGTGCGGCGATCAAGGCCGCCGAAGCGGTCGACCAGGCCATCGGCGCGGTCGCCGCGGCGGTACGCGAGGTCGGCGGCGCGCTGCTGGTCACCGCCGACCACGGCAACCTGGAAATGATGCGCGACCCGGAAACCGGACAGCCGCACACCGCGCACACGGTCGGTCCGGTGCCGTTCGTCTATCTCGGCTCGCGCAAGACCACGTTGCGTAGCGGCGGCGCCCTGCGCGACGTCGCCCCGACCATGCTCGACCTGCTCGGCCTGGCGCAACCGGCCGAAATGACCGGGCAGAGCCTGCTGGAGCGCTGA